The Methylomarinum vadi genome has a window encoding:
- the fliR gene encoding flagellar biosynthetic protein FliR yields the protein MIFSEEQLLGLLASYMWPYFRIGSMFISVPVFSVQAVPARIRVLASLLITSVIVPVLPSPPDIALFSYQGFMVAVQQIVLGITAGFILQMVFSVILVAGQSIAYSMGLGFASLVDPATGIQVPVVAQVFVIAVSLLFLSYDGHLLLIEVLAQSFTTLPIAATGLNVPDLWRVIAWSSQIFAGGVLLALPVMVTILFVNISFGVASRAAPQLQIFGVGFPITIMLGMLLIWITLPDILESFADILREGFALISELLRLP from the coding sequence ATGATTTTCAGTGAAGAGCAATTGTTGGGCTTGTTGGCATCTTATATGTGGCCTTATTTCCGTATCGGCTCGATGTTCATTTCGGTTCCCGTCTTCAGCGTCCAGGCCGTCCCCGCTCGAATCCGGGTATTGGCGTCGCTGTTGATCACCTCGGTGATCGTGCCGGTATTGCCGTCCCCGCCGGACATCGCTTTGTTCAGCTATCAGGGATTCATGGTCGCCGTTCAGCAAATCGTCTTGGGCATCACTGCCGGCTTTATCTTGCAGATGGTATTTTCGGTGATTTTGGTAGCCGGCCAGTCGATCGCCTACAGCATGGGCTTGGGTTTCGCCTCCCTGGTAGACCCGGCTACCGGCATTCAGGTGCCGGTCGTGGCGCAAGTCTTCGTCATTGCCGTCAGCTTGTTGTTTTTGTCTTATGACGGCCATTTGTTATTGATCGAGGTGCTGGCGCAAAGTTTCACGACCTTGCCGATCGCCGCCACTGGCCTGAACGTGCCGGATTTATGGCGGGTAATCGCCTGGAGCAGTCAAATTTTCGCCGGTGGCGTATTGCTGGCGCTACCGGTCATGGTGACCATTCTGTTCGTCAACATCAGTTTTGGTGTCGCCTCCAGGGCGGCGCCGCAATTGCAAATTTTCGGCGTCGGTTTTCCGATCACTATCATGCTGGGTATGTTGTTGATTTGGATTACCTTACCCGATATTTTGGAAAGTTTCGCCGATATCCTCAGGGAAGGTTTTGCCTTAATCAGCGAATTGTTGAGGTTGCCTTAA
- the fliQ gene encoding flagellar biosynthesis protein FliQ, whose protein sequence is MTPDTISIVAQDTVWLAVRILAPILLSSLAVGLLVSMFQAATSIQEQTLTFIPKLATIIIVLMIAGPGMLQMLIDYFQDLLREIPSLIG, encoded by the coding sequence ATGACCCCGGATACCATCTCGATCGTCGCCCAGGACACCGTTTGGTTGGCCGTGCGCATTCTCGCCCCGATTCTGCTGTCTTCGCTGGCGGTCGGCCTGCTGGTGTCGATGTTCCAGGCCGCGACCTCCATACAGGAACAGACCCTGACCTTTATCCCCAAGTTGGCGACTATCATCATCGTGCTGATGATTGCCGGTCCCGGCATGTTGCAGATGCTGATCGATTATTTTCAGGACTTGCTCAGGGAAATTCCCAGTCTGATCGGATGA
- the fliP gene encoding flagellar type III secretion system pore protein FliP (The bacterial flagellar biogenesis protein FliP forms a type III secretion system (T3SS)-type pore required for flagellar assembly.): MTALLWPESGLFAAPGIDAITVTTNPLGGQTYTVTIQVLAVMTVLTILPALLLTMTSFTRIMIVLGLLRQAIGTAQAPSNQVLLGLSLFLTVFIMMPVFEKVNGTALQPYLEEKIDLTTALERASVPYREFMLRQTREADLEMFMRISGREDFASVDDVPFSLLLPAFVTSELKTAFQIGFLIFLPFLVIDLVVASVLMSMGMMMLSPMIVSLPFKIMLFVLADGWSLVMEMLAASFYVT; the protein is encoded by the coding sequence ATGACCGCGTTATTGTGGCCCGAGTCAGGGCTCTTTGCGGCGCCAGGCATCGACGCTATCACGGTCACGACCAATCCGCTAGGCGGCCAGACCTATACCGTGACGATACAAGTGCTGGCCGTCATGACGGTGCTGACCATTTTGCCGGCATTGTTACTGACGATGACATCCTTTACCCGTATCATGATCGTGCTGGGGCTATTAAGACAGGCGATCGGCACGGCACAGGCACCGAGTAACCAGGTCCTGCTCGGTCTATCGCTGTTTCTGACTGTTTTCATCATGATGCCGGTATTTGAAAAGGTCAACGGCACGGCGCTACAGCCCTATCTGGAAGAAAAAATTGATCTGACTACGGCGTTGGAAAGGGCCTCCGTACCCTATCGCGAGTTCATGCTGCGGCAGACCCGCGAGGCCGATTTGGAAATGTTTATGCGTATTTCCGGTCGCGAGGATTTCGCATCGGTCGATGACGTGCCGTTTTCGCTGTTGCTGCCGGCTTTCGTCACCAGCGAGCTGAAAACGGCTTTTCAGATCGGCTTTTTGATATTCTTGCCGTTTTTGGTCATCGATCTGGTGGTGGCCAGTGTTCTGATGTCGATGGGGATGATGATGCTGTCGCCGATGATTGTGTCGTTGCCGTTCAAGATCATGCTGTTTGTTCTCGCGGACGGCTGGTCGCTGGTCATGGAAATGCTGGCCGCCAGTTTTTACGTGACTTGA